The genome window CATAAAAAAAGCAGAAAATGGATCGTCACTTATTTCTGCGGACAACGTTACAATATCACTGTCCGGTATGCCGATAACATTACAGGCCCATGGAGCGAGCCGCAGGAACTGGCGCATGGTAGTGAATTCCCCCAGTTATACGGATCATTCATCCATCCTTTGTCTGCCGATGGCGATCATCTTTATTTTCTGATGTCGCGCTGGGCTCCGTACAATGTTTTTCTGATGAAGTCGGAAGTTAAATGATATTGTTACCATTCCAAAAAGATAGAATTAAAATATGGGCCTGAGTGTGGAAAAAGATCAACTTGTTCAACCATCCGGGGAATGTACCGGATTCCTCCGGCAGGTGGCGGCTTATTTGCATCGGGCATATGGCGAACAATTGCACCGGTTTTGTATCGTTTTTCCGAATATCCGGGCCGGGTTGTTTTTCAGGAAGTATCTTGCCGCTCTGTCTGACAGGCCGGTGTGGAGCCCTGCGTTCCGTTCCATGAATTCATTGATGGAAGAAATAGCCGGCTGGACGGAATCCGACCGGGTCGGGATGGTATTCGATTTGTATCAGGCTTACCGGGAACATAAACCAACTGCTGAAAGTTTCGATGAATTTTATTTCTGGGGTGAAATGTTGCTGGATGATTTTGACGATATCGATAAACATCTGGTAGATGCCCGGGACCTGTTCCGGAACGTTTCCGACCTCAAAGAGATAGATCAGTTATTCGATTATTTGTCGGAAGACCAAAAGAACGCTATCCGTATTTTCTGGCAGGATTTCAATGGAGGGAAGACAGGTGCCCTGAAAGCGGACTTTGCAACCGTATGGCCTTCACTTCACCTGATCTATCATTCTTTTAAGAAACGGTTGCAGGATAAGTCGTTGGGTTATGAAGGCATGATACAACGGGAAGCGGTAAGGTTGATCCGTAGTAATAAAGCCGGAAATACCGGATATGAACGATATGTATTTATCGGCTTCAATGCGTTGAATCCCTGTGAAAAATATTTTTTCAAATCGCTGCAGAAACAGGATAAAGCCATGTTCTTCTGGGATTATGACGACTATTACCTGAACCACAAATGGCATGAAGCCGGAATATTTATGCGGGAAAATATCCGTCAGTTCCCTTCTGAATGGCACATTGATTCACAGAACCTGACGGACAAGGCCAAAGAGATGGAGGTTATTTCAGTTCCTTCCGAAACGGGGCAGGCAGGAATGGCCGGGCAGATACTGAACGGGATGCCTGCAGGTATCGATTGGGACCGTACGGCCGTGGTGCTGCCCGACGAGCATTTATTGTTGCCGGTACTTTCGTCTATTCCACAGGAAATAAGGGATATCAATATTACCATGGGGTATCCTTTTGTTTTTTCTCCGGCCAACAGCCTTTTCGAGCGGCTGGCCCTGTTACAACAAAGAGTACGTATTTATTCCGGGGTGGTCAAATTTTACCATCATGATGTAAATATGGTTTTACACCATCCATATATTCAGAATATTGCATCAAAAGAGGCTGATGAGGCCATTCGGGATACCGTGGAACATAACCGGATCTATGTATCCGTGGAGGAAATGACCGATCATCCGTTATTCCGTATGTTATTCCGGAAGTGTTCGGGTGCAGGGGATTTTATCGCTTATTTGCTGGAAGCCGCTTCGGAAATCATCGGATGGATCAAAAAAAATGAAGATACAGAGGCGCATATCTCCGCCAACGAACAATACCAGTTGGAATACCTGTATACATTTTATACCTCACTGCAAAGGATCGGGGACATATTTTCTTCGGAACAGATCGATATGGAGGTCCATGTATTTTGCCGTTTGATGCGTAAAGTTTTTGCCTCGCTCAAAATTCCTTTCAGCGGGGAACCGCTTAAAGGGCTTCAGGTGATGGGAATGCTCGAGACACGGGTGCTCGATTTTGAACATGTCATCATCCTGTCGATGAACGAGGGTATTATCCCGAAGCCCAATCCCCGCCAGTCTTTTATTCCCTATAATCTTCGTAAGGGTTTTGGGTTGACGACCTCCGAACGTTACGATGCCATCAGCGCTTATCATTTTTATCGTTTGATCCAGAGGGCGTCAAATATCCATTTGATCTACAATTCGGCGGCAACCGACCGGAATACGGGTGAGATGAGCCGCTTTATCAGCCAGTTGATCTATGAACCTGCATTTGAAGTACGGAAACGGGATATTACTTTTCATGTTCGTACCCAGGACGACAGGGAGATCATTCACGAAAGGACAGCAGATATTAGGAAATTACTGGCTTTATATTGTTCTCAGGGTGAGGGAAAAAGAATGTTGTCTCCCAGCGCTTTGAATACTTACCTGGATTGCCGCCTGCGTTTTTACTTCCGTTATATCGAGGGATTGGAGGAACAGGAACAGGTCATCGATGAGATCGACCCTTCTGTATTCGGGTTGTTGTTGCATAAAACCATGGAAGATCTTTACCGTCCGTACCTGAACGAAGTGATGTCTGTAGAATTGCTCACGCAGATACAAAAGAATACATCCCTGATCGATGAGACCCTGTTGAAAGCCTTTGCAGAACATTATTTTCATTCCCGGCATGTCGATGAAAGCGATATTACCGGACGGAATATCATTATCCGGGAAGTGTTGCTGAAATATATCCATCGGGTAATAGAGGTGGATAAAGCTGCGGCTCCGTTCACACTGCTGGGATTGGAAGAAAAACTGAATATTCCTGTTCCGGTCAGCAGTATTTCTTCTTCTGCTACCGTGAACATGTACGGCATCATTGATCGTATCGAATGCAGGAATGAGGCATTGTATATTATTGACTATAAAACAGGGAATGCCAGCCGGAAATTCAGGTCCGTTCCCGATCTGTTTGACCGCAATAAGAACGGAAATCACGCTGTGATGCAGACACTGGTATATGCCTGTATGGCGAAGCTGGTTTATCCCGGATACCGGAAGATCAATTCAGGATTGTATGTGGTCAAGGATCTGTTCCGGGAACCGGATTATGATCCGAGGATCTCTATCATAAGACAGGATCCTTTGGATAATTACTTTGATGTGTCCAAAGAGTTCGAATACCTGTTGAATGAATTACTGGCGGAAATGTTTCTCAGTGATGTTCCTTTTACACAAACCCCGGATGAAAAGAAATGCCTGAATTGTCTGTATGCGGATATTTGCCACAGGAAACGGGGATAAATACATGAAGCTGCGATGGAGAAATAAATATATGTATAAGAATAACCATAAAAATTTGACAACAATGAAATTCAGTAACGTAAGATTATTAGTAAAGGATTTTGCTAAATGTTTTAAGTTCTACTCTGAAAAACTTGGATTGGAACCGGCCTGGGGTGATGAGAGCAGTGGATATGCCAGTTTTAAGGTAGCAGACGGGATAGAAGGTTTCGCTCTTTTTGTATCCGATTGGATGGCACCGTCTGTAGGTAATGCGAATAAAGAATTGCCTGTAGGATTCCGGGAGAAGTCACTTGTGTCATTCAGTGTGGATAATGTTGATGACACTTATGTAGCTTTGAAAGCAAAGGGTGTGATATTTGTTAATGAACCTACCGATATGGCTGATTGGGGGATGCGCACGGTACATTTGCGCGATCCTGAAGATAATTTAATAGAACTTTTTTCACCATTGGCTTCGGACCAATGGAGTGAAGAGCTAATAGAAGAAAATAAAAGATACGAGTAAACAGGGTTTACATTGGTAGTATTTACAATAAAGCGGGAAATCTAAGATATTATGAGATTTCCCGCTTTATTGATAAAATAAGGTTTTCAGGTGTATTGGAATAGGACCCGTCAACGCCCACGGAACGGTAAAATCCTAAAAAGACAGGAGAAGCCAACAAAAGACAAAAAGTCTGTTAGTCAGTAGATTAACAGACTTTTTTTTATTCTACCCTCGGACAAGAAAAGACAGTTTAGGACAGCAGTCGAGTGAGTAAAAAGTGAGTAAAACCACTTGCTGAATTTTACTCACTTTTAAGCGGATTATTAGCTGGTAGCTAATGACTTATAATGACCTAACTTGGCTTTTTTGAGAGCTTCATTCTTTAAGGTTCAGTGAGTAATTTTGTCGAATTATTAAAAAGAATGAGCAATGAAAAGTACGTATCGAATCCTTTTCTTAATCAGAAAGAGAGACTTAAACAAGGATGGACTCGCCAATATCATGGTTAGAATAACAATTAGCGGAGAAAAAGCAGAATTCAGTTCCAAAGAATTTGTCAAGCCTGAAATGTGGAACTCATTGGGCAAAGTCATGGGAAGAACAAAGGAAGCCCAACAAATAAATGATTCGCTGGATAAAATAAAGATTGCTTTGGATAAGCAATACAAAGAAATTCTTGAAAAAGATGGCTATGTTACACCGGATAAACTCCGAGACACCTATCTGGGTAAGATTATTCGTAAACATACCGTCTTATCCCTATATAATATTAAGGTAGAGCAAAAGCGAAATCTTGTCGGAAAAACAATCCGTTGTACCACTCTTTCTAAATATTTGGCTACCCGAAAGCGTGTTGCCGATTTCATGGTGTACAAATATAAGAAAGAAGATATGCCAATCCGCGATGTAGATTTTCAATTTGTGACGGACTATGAGGTTTATCTGAAATCAATCTGCAAATGTGGACATAACTCTACCGTCAAACATTTACGTTACTTGAAGCAAGTAGTTACCAATGCGCTTAAAAACAGATATATTGCCGTTGACCCTTTCGATGATTATACATTAGGATACAAGCCTGTAAAAAAGGAATTTCTGATTGAGCCTGAAATCAAGAAGCTAATGAATAAGAAATTCGAGTCAAAACGACTAGCGGAAGTACGAGATGTATTTTTGTTTCAAATTTTCACTGGGTTAGCCTACATAGATGCCGCCAATCTAACAGAGAATAATATTATAGAAGACGGTTACGGACAGAAATGGATACAACTGACCCGTCAGAAATCTTCTGTTCAGGCTAATATTCCACTATTGGATGTTCCTTTATCTATTCTCAAAAAATATAAAGGATTGAAAAACGGTAAACTGTTACCCATTCATACCAACCAAAAAATGAACGAATATTTGAAAGAAATTGCTTCTTTATGTGGCATAAATAAAAGATTGACAACGCATTGCGGTAGGCATTCGTTCGGAACGATTATGCTGACCAAAGGGGTTTCAATCGAAAGTGTTTCTAAGATGTTAGGTCATACAAATATCACTACAACACAGATTTACGCGAAAGTTCTTAATCAGAAAATATTCACGGAAGTGAATAAGGTCAGAGGAGAATTGGATGGGTTGGCAAAGTATTATAGACAGAGGAAATAATTCCTAAAAACTTAAATTCATTCCCCAAATAATGAAGTTCATCAGAAAAATCAGAAGATTTACCCTGAATTTCCGGCGAAAAATCTACTTTTGAACCATGATACAGATTAAAAAGATAAATATAAAACATATCCTTATTTTTCTGTTTGCCACACTGCTTTATGCTTTGTGTCAAATGCTTTTCAGTGCTATTCTGATGAAAGAAGATTTAGGGGATAAATTTCTGATTCAGCTACTATCCCACTATGTCGTAATCTTTACCATGTGTATCGCAGATTACCTGTTATTACTATTCCTGAATAAGTATATACCCTATTCCAAAAACATATTACTCCGTGTCATAGCAGACTTTGTTGGGGTAATCGTAATATGCCTGATTGTATTGGGTATGTTCAATTACCTGATATATGATGTACTTCTTATTTCAAAAGACGGGCTGCCTTCTTTCCTTGTCAAATTTGCATTTGGGATGACAAACAATATCCCTATCCTGTTGGCATTTGAGCTGATCCACTACTTCCAATCCGAACAAAAAGCCATCGCTGATTCCGAGAAAGCAAAACGTGAAGCATTGCTGTTCGAACATGAAACGCTGAGGTCGCAGATAAACCCGCATTTTCTGTTTAACTCGCTGAATGTATTATCGTCATTAATCTATATGAATCCGGACAATGCGAATAAGTTCACCAAAGCCCTCTCAAAAACTTATCGCTATGTGCTTTCTTTAAACCGCCGACCAATGGTTTCTGTTGAAGAAGATTTGGACGCACTGGAATCATATATCTTCCTAATGGAAATGAGATTTGAAAACTCTTTTACTTTTACGGTAAACAAAACGTGCGCCTGTGAAAAGAAGATGATTATTCCCCTTACCCTGCAATTACTGATAGAGAACGTATTCAAGCATAATGTAGCAACCGAAGAAATGCCATTGGATATAAAAATTACTATCGGGAGTGAATACATTACAGTTGAGAACAATATCCAGCCCTCGAATGATGTGGATAAAGGAGGAATCGGACTGAAATATCTCACAAAGCAATATAAACTGTATGCCAAAGAGGTAGTCGTTGAGCATACTCCCCAAGTGTTTATTGTAAAAATCCCCTATATACAACCATGAAGTACCTGATAGTAGAAGATGAGCGGTTTGCATACGAAGAACTGAAACGCATGATGACGGAGTTACGTCCCGATTATTCGTTGGAGAAGCGGACGAAAACAGTCGTAGACACCATTGCGTTTTTGAAAACTTCTGCTGTCGATCTGATTTTGTTGGATATACGGCTTGCCGATGGCAACTGCTTCGAGATATTCAACCATGTAGAGGTCAGTACGCCTGTCATATTTACCACTGCTTACGATGAACACGCTATCAAGGCATTCAAGTTGAACAGCATTGATTACCTGTTAAAACCTTTTGATGAAAAGGAACTGGAGGCGGCATTAATCAAGTTTGAGAATATCTTCCACGATAATTCTCATAAAACCGATCCGAAGAACTTCGAGCAGATATTGGCAGCCAAAAACAAGAACCGTTTCTTGATATCGAAAGGAGACAATTATCATTATATAGAAACGGCGGATATTGCTCATTTTTACAGTGAAGAAGGGGTTGTATTCCTGCATACGTTTCAAAACAAACGATATATCATCAATTACACGTTAGACCAACTGGAACAGCAGCTTGATAGCCGCCTGTTTTTTCGAGTATCACGTAATTGCATCAGTAATGTGAAGGCAATCGAAAATGTGGCTAAATACTTCAATAGCCGTTTAAAGCTCTCTTTCCAACCTGCCTGTCCTCACGAAGTGCTGGTCAGCAGGGTGCGTGTACCCGACTTTCTGAAATGGATGGACGGGATTCTTTAAGAAGAAAGGCGTAATCACATTGAAAAGTCCTATTTTTGCAAAATGGATTCTATTCCCATTCATAAAACATCCGAACTCTTTCAGGGAGAAGTCGCCCAAATGCGGTATATTTCGGGAGAAGAAAAATCGCCTGTCAATGCTCATGTACATAGAGACGATTATTATATTTTCCTTTTAATAGAGAAAGGCAAGGGCACTGTATTAATTGATTTTGAGGAACGCAAAATAGCCGGAAATAATATTTATTGTATTCTGCCGGGGCAAGTTCATCACTCTGGTAATAAAGTCAATGCCAGTGGTTGGTTTTTAGCGGTTGATAGCATGCTTGTAAAAAGTGAACATAAGGAAATATTTGAGAAAGCTATCATTGCCGGATACACACCCAAACCAGACGAAGGTACGATCAATACATTAAGAAGTTGTGCTGTTCTTGTTCATAAACGACTTCAATCCGATAAACAAAATAGCGGACAACAAATTCTGCATGATTTACTTTCAGCCTATATTGGGATGATAGCAGAAGTTTATCAAGAAGGGTTATCCCCATCAGCCAATAAACGTTTTGCTATCATTACTTACGAGTTCAAGACTTTGCTGTCCGTCAATTATCGCTCAATGAAACAGCCATCTCAATATGCGGCTAAAATGAATATTTCTCCGATATATCTATATGAAGCTGTTAAACAGACCACCGGACAGAGTGTGAGTAATTATATCCACAACGAAATTGTCATTCAAGCCAAACGCTTGCTGTTCTATACCGATAGAAGCGTTAAGGAGATTGCTTTGGAGTTGGGATATGAAGATTATGCCTACTTTACACGTCTGTTTACTAAGACATCAAAACTATCCCCGACACAATTCCGAAAGAAATACCTTAAATAGTCCAACTTATACCTTTTTCTCTCCATTTCCGTATCCTTTCCATTTCCGTTTCTTTGCACTCTGTAACAATCAATACAAGTAAAGATGGAAAAGGGAGCGGAACGATTAAAAAAGATACAGACTCTGTATATGAGTATTAATCCTCATAAATGCAAAGCCTGTTGGGAATGTATAACTGTTTGTCCGAAACAAGTAATCGGCAAAGTTGGATTCCTATGGCATAAACATATCGTATTCAAAGATTCCGATAACTGTTCGGGATGTCAAAAGTGTATCAAGATTTGTCCGCATGGGGTATTCAATCATCAATAAATATTATGGAAAAAACAAATAAGAAAGCATTTAGCCAACGCAAATTCGTATCTGTCGGGCTATTTTTATCGCTGGCGATATTAGTTATAACGGGGATTCTGATTCAGATTTATGAGCACTTCGATGAGGGTTTTGCTATACATTTCTTTGTCGGCGTTCATGTTCTTACGGGGATTTTCTTTTCGGTTATATCAATACTTCATATCATAATCAACTGGCGGGCATTAAAAAGTTATATCAAGACAAAGAATGTAAGTATTGGCAAAGAAACCATAGCGGCGATTGTGGTAGCTATCTTAATTATTTTCATTGGGTTTATTGTTGAATATCATCATCTTTAATTGTGGTGTATCCGACTTCCTGAAATGGATAGACGGGAGTTTGGACTAATCCTCAAATAAAAATTTTCTTTTTGTACAGGGTATGGAAATTCCATGCCCTGTTTTCTGCATTTCATTTTGCCAATTCTGAACTCCATAGTTATTGGCTTTCGGTATTGCTTCATTCATTGTTCTTTTGCGGAGATTATAAACGCAAAAATTTTAAAATCATGAAGTTAGCATCATTGTTCTTAGTGGTATTGGGAACCCTTCTATGTCTGGAAGGGAAAGCACAACAATTATCGTTCAAAACCGAATATCTTGGAAATTCCGGTTATTATTTCTTGCCTCCCGGCGAAAAGCCAAGAGAGAAAATAGGCGATGCCAAAGGTTCTGTCGTAGTTTATCAGGGAGCGTTCAACATGCCCCTATCCGTGAAACTGAATGAGAACAATCGTCCGACTGCTTGGGGTATTGGTCTTGGCGGGTCATACACATCATTGAACAACAAAAATTTCACGGATCACATGGTTTCCGAAATCATGAATTTACAGGTAGGGCTTTACCACTTACGACCGTTAAACGACAAATGGTCGATGCGGGCAAGTGCGGGCGTGGCGGTACTCGCTCCTTCCGCCGATCTTTCTAAAATCAGGTTCAAGCACGTACTTGGAAGCGGAGGAATTATCTTCATCCGCCACCTGAAACCCAATCTATCTATTGGCGGCGGTGTGGCTATAAACAGTTCGTTGGGTTATCCGATGATATTCCCTGCGGTGTATCTGAATTGGGAACTTGACGGGAAGTTCGATGTAAACGTGGAGCTGGTCGAAGGGTTGGACGTGTCGGCAGGTTATAGTTTCAACGATTGGTTTAAGCTATCGTATGCTTTAGAAATGAACGGACAGGCAGCTTTGTTGGAAAAGGACGGCAAAGATGTCATATTCTCCCACCAATATATCGTAACGGGGTTTCGTCCCGAAATAAAGGTTGGCAAAACCGGATTATCCATGACTGCTATGGCAGGGTTGAACCTGTATCGTCCGGCTTCTTACAGCGACCGAACGCTGAAGGGAGTGTTTGCGACCGATAATGATTATTATTTCTCTGTTTCGCCATACGTGTCTTTCGGAATCAAATACAATTTCGGAAAATGAGGACGATTCAGGTTTTGTTTGCCCTATTGATAACAGGCAATACAGTCATGGCGCAGGAATACCCGCAGAAGTTCTCTTTGCAACAATGCCTCGACTTTGCCGTCAATAACAGCTATGCCGCGCATAGGGCAAATCTCGATGTCAGTGAGGCAGGTTATCAGATAAACGAAGCCCGGTCGAACGTATTGCCGCATATAAACGCTTCGGGCGGTTTCGACCATAGCTTGGTTTTGCCCACAACGATGTTGCCCGGCGAACTTATCGGCGAAAGCGGAACGCAAATCCCTGTTCAGATGGGTTCAAAGAACGAATTGGATTTTGACGTTTCCGTTGAACAAGTAATCTTTTCGCCAACCTTATTCACAGGAATTAAGATAGCCAAGAACAATCAGGAACTTCAAAGGCTTCGAGCAGCTATGACAAGAGAAGAAGTGATTTTCGATGTAAGCAATGCCTTCTATGACATTCTTAATAGCATGCAGGAATTGGAAAACATCCATTATATGGTATCCATGCAGGATTCGCTTTATCAGCTAATGGAAAAACGGGTGGAAGAAAACGTAACGCGGGAAGTCGATTTGAACCGTATCAAAGTAAACCTGACCAATTTACGGGCAAGAGGCAAAAATATGAATAATACTATATTGCAGCAGAAACGTTATCTGCAAATCCTGATCGGTATTCCCATTGAAGATGCTTTTGAGGTGGACGATTCGGAAGTTCAAAGCATTGGTCTATCCGAACTCCGAGGCTACTCACAGCCACAAAACAGAATAGAACTTGATGTGCTGAATAAGCAAAAAGAAATGTTAGAACTCGAAATCCGTAGCCATAAAATGGAGTATCTGCCGACGTTATCGGCTATCGCCACCGCCGGGTATCAATTTCAGTCGAACCGGCTGAATCTGACGAGAGATCCGTGGTATAGCTCTGCCATTGTCGGCGTTCGTTTAACCATTCCAATCTTCGACGGTTTGGGCAAACGAAGCCGGATAAGACGGAAACAAACACAACTGCAAAGTTTGGATTGGGATATTCGGGAAACCCGCCAAAGCCTGTCCGCCGATTACCTGAATGCGAGAAACGGACTGGAGATGACCTATGAGTTGGTGCAAGTGCAATCCGAGAACCTGAAACTGGCAGAGAAAGTATATACCCAAACAATGGCATTATATACCGAAGGTTTGGCGAGTATAACAGACCTCCTTGAAACGGAAACCTCTCTGCATGAAGTAAAAATAGCCTATACCACAGAACTTATCCGCTACAAAAAGACAGAAATAGATTTGTTGAAAGCAAGCGGCACACTTAAATACTTATTAAGCAACAATTAAAAATGAAATCCAAAATAGTAACCCCAATTATAGTAACCGTTTCCATTGTCGGTCTTATCGCATGGAAGCTGGTCGATAATAAACAGGCCATTGACCGGAATGCTGAATTATCATTGACCGTAAACACAGTCGTTCCCGTTATGGTTGAGAAACCCCGATATGTGGAGTTGAGTGAAAAAATCAGCGTAAACGGTCGTATTGATTCGGAAAACGAGGTAGCTGTTTATTCAAAGACACAGGGTATTGTCATAAAGAAATACAATAAGGTAGGCGATGTTGTCAGCCGGGGGACGGTAATCGCTCAACTTGAAAATAACGTAATACGGGAAAACCTGCGGCTCTCCGAACTGGATTTAGCGAAAGCGCAAAAAGATGTAGAGCGTTTTCAAAACCTTGTATCCATTGGCGCGGTAACGGTACGGGAACTGGAAGAATCCCAAATTACCTTACGCAGTATTGAGAGTAGGATAACAGACCTACAAGACCAACTTCGCCATACGACCATTACGTCCCCCACCTCCGGCATCATTAACAAAGATTATTTCGAAGAAGGGACATTGCTTTCTGTTGGTAGTAGTGTTGTGGATATTGTGGATAATAAAATATTGAAAATGGTTGCCAATGTAACCGAAAAGGAAGTATTAAAGCTAAAAGTAGGCATGGAAGCGGTCATTACGACAGACCTATATCCCGGCAACACATTTACAGGCACAATCGAGGCTATTTCTCCTAAAAGCAACGACAGATACTATTATTCAGTAGAATTGTCATTGAACGACCATCAACTCAAACCCGGTATGTTCGCCACCGCTATTTTTAATGTGGACGGGAATAACTGCAATACTCCCGTAGTAAGCCGGGAGGCTATTGTCGGCGGACTAAAAGCCCCTCATGTGTTTGTGATACGAGATTCTAAAGCCTATAAAGTAGCCGTACAGGTTGGCATTTCGGACGGAGAATATATTGAAATAGCCGATGGTATATCGTCTGGTGATACCATTGTGAAAAGCGGACAAATCAATTTGATTGATGGTACAGAGGTATCCATTCTAAACTTATAAAACATGAACATCATAAAAATGTCAATCACTCGTCCGACTACCGTTGTCGTGATGTTTGTCATACTCGCTTTTTTCGGCGTTTATTCTTTGACACAGCTTAATAGGGAATTAATGCCCCGCATGGAGTTTGACGTTATTTCCATCAGCACCCTATATCCGGGAGCAGGAGCCTGCGAAGTAGAAAATTCCGTAACCAAAAAGATAGAAGATGCCGTCTCTTCTATCGAAGGAATTGAAGAGATTACTTCTACCTCAATAGAAAACTTCTCTTTGGTAACTATCCGGTTAAAGGCCGAAAGTAATTTGGATAAAGCCATTCAAAATGCACAGCGAAAGGTAAATGCCATACGTTCCGATCTGCCAGAGAGCGTGAAAGAACCGTCTATCAATGATTTCAGCCTCGCAGATATTCCCATTATGACAATCGGAACAGTCGCCAATATGGGCGAAACCGGATTTTATGACCTTATCGACCACGAAATAAAACCCGCTTTGGAGAGAATACCTGGTGTGGCACAAGTTACACTTATCGGTGGGAATGAACGTGAAATACAGGTAAATATCAATGAGGAAAGAATGGCGGCATACGGGCTTTCCATTCTCGACATTAGTAATGTATTGATTAACTCTAACCTTGACTTCC of Bacteroidales bacterium contains these proteins:
- a CDS encoding PD-(D/E)XK nuclease family protein, with amino-acid sequence MEKDQLVQPSGECTGFLRQVAAYLHRAYGEQLHRFCIVFPNIRAGLFFRKYLAALSDRPVWSPAFRSMNSLMEEIAGWTESDRVGMVFDLYQAYREHKPTAESFDEFYFWGEMLLDDFDDIDKHLVDARDLFRNVSDLKEIDQLFDYLSEDQKNAIRIFWQDFNGGKTGALKADFATVWPSLHLIYHSFKKRLQDKSLGYEGMIQREAVRLIRSNKAGNTGYERYVFIGFNALNPCEKYFFKSLQKQDKAMFFWDYDDYYLNHKWHEAGIFMRENIRQFPSEWHIDSQNLTDKAKEMEVISVPSETGQAGMAGQILNGMPAGIDWDRTAVVLPDEHLLLPVLSSIPQEIRDINITMGYPFVFSPANSLFERLALLQQRVRIYSGVVKFYHHDVNMVLHHPYIQNIASKEADEAIRDTVEHNRIYVSVEEMTDHPLFRMLFRKCSGAGDFIAYLLEAASEIIGWIKKNEDTEAHISANEQYQLEYLYTFYTSLQRIGDIFSSEQIDMEVHVFCRLMRKVFASLKIPFSGEPLKGLQVMGMLETRVLDFEHVIILSMNEGIIPKPNPRQSFIPYNLRKGFGLTTSERYDAISAYHFYRLIQRASNIHLIYNSAATDRNTGEMSRFISQLIYEPAFEVRKRDITFHVRTQDDREIIHERTADIRKLLALYCSQGEGKRMLSPSALNTYLDCRLRFYFRYIEGLEEQEQVIDEIDPSVFGLLLHKTMEDLYRPYLNEVMSVELLTQIQKNTSLIDETLLKAFAEHYFHSRHVDESDITGRNIIIREVLLKYIHRVIEVDKAAAPFTLLGLEEKLNIPVPVSSISSSATVNMYGIIDRIECRNEALYIIDYKTGNASRKFRSVPDLFDRNKNGNHAVMQTLVYACMAKLVYPGYRKINSGLYVVKDLFREPDYDPRISIIRQDPLDNYFDVSKEFEYLLNELLAEMFLSDVPFTQTPDEKKCLNCLYADICHRKRG
- a CDS encoding VOC family protein: MKFSNVRLLVKDFAKCFKFYSEKLGLEPAWGDESSGYASFKVADGIEGFALFVSDWMAPSVGNANKELPVGFREKSLVSFSVDNVDDTYVALKAKGVIFVNEPTDMADWGMRTVHLRDPEDNLIELFSPLASDQWSEELIEENKRYE
- a CDS encoding site-specific integrase — encoded protein: MKSTYRILFLIRKRDLNKDGLANIMVRITISGEKAEFSSKEFVKPEMWNSLGKVMGRTKEAQQINDSLDKIKIALDKQYKEILEKDGYVTPDKLRDTYLGKIIRKHTVLSLYNIKVEQKRNLVGKTIRCTTLSKYLATRKRVADFMVYKYKKEDMPIRDVDFQFVTDYEVYLKSICKCGHNSTVKHLRYLKQVVTNALKNRYIAVDPFDDYTLGYKPVKKEFLIEPEIKKLMNKKFESKRLAEVRDVFLFQIFTGLAYIDAANLTENNIIEDGYGQKWIQLTRQKSSVQANIPLLDVPLSILKKYKGLKNGKLLPIHTNQKMNEYLKEIASLCGINKRLTTHCGRHSFGTIMLTKGVSIESVSKMLGHTNITTTQIYAKVLNQKIFTEVNKVRGELDGLAKYYRQRK
- a CDS encoding sensor histidine kinase, producing MIQIKKINIKHILIFLFATLLYALCQMLFSAILMKEDLGDKFLIQLLSHYVVIFTMCIADYLLLLFLNKYIPYSKNILLRVIADFVGVIVICLIVLGMFNYLIYDVLLISKDGLPSFLVKFAFGMTNNIPILLAFELIHYFQSEQKAIADSEKAKREALLFEHETLRSQINPHFLFNSLNVLSSLIYMNPDNANKFTKALSKTYRYVLSLNRRPMVSVEEDLDALESYIFLMEMRFENSFTFTVNKTCACEKKMIIPLTLQLLIENVFKHNVATEEMPLDIKITIGSEYITVENNIQPSNDVDKGGIGLKYLTKQYKLYAKEVVVEHTPQVFIVKIPYIQP
- a CDS encoding LytTR family DNA-binding domain-containing protein, which translates into the protein MKYLIVEDERFAYEELKRMMTELRPDYSLEKRTKTVVDTIAFLKTSAVDLILLDIRLADGNCFEIFNHVEVSTPVIFTTAYDEHAIKAFKLNSIDYLLKPFDEKELEAALIKFENIFHDNSHKTDPKNFEQILAAKNKNRFLISKGDNYHYIETADIAHFYSEEGVVFLHTFQNKRYIINYTLDQLEQQLDSRLFFRVSRNCISNVKAIENVAKYFNSRLKLSFQPACPHEVLVSRVRVPDFLKWMDGIL
- a CDS encoding helix-turn-helix transcriptional regulator, producing MDSIPIHKTSELFQGEVAQMRYISGEEKSPVNAHVHRDDYYIFLLIEKGKGTVLIDFEERKIAGNNIYCILPGQVHHSGNKVNASGWFLAVDSMLVKSEHKEIFEKAIIAGYTPKPDEGTINTLRSCAVLVHKRLQSDKQNSGQQILHDLLSAYIGMIAEVYQEGLSPSANKRFAIITYEFKTLLSVNYRSMKQPSQYAAKMNISPIYLYEAVKQTTGQSVSNYIHNEIVIQAKRLLFYTDRSVKEIALELGYEDYAYFTRLFTKTSKLSPTQFRKKYLK
- a CDS encoding 4Fe-4S binding protein encodes the protein MSINPHKCKACWECITVCPKQVIGKVGFLWHKHIVFKDSDNCSGCQKCIKICPHGVFNHQ